One stretch of Muribaculum intestinale DNA includes these proteins:
- a CDS encoding DDE transposase — protein sequence MFVKLRKISEITATLPFTEFDFMQKYRESFAVSELGRIHAQLPLKELAEKIRSHFPKTHPQGNTPMFPPEGEVALMFLKPYTGQSDDGLIEMLNGNIHMQMFCGVLIDPAKPIKNGKIVIAIRQRIAGVLDIRELQKILYGKWGGSLRNKDLCLTDATCYESHLRFPTDVKLLWECCEWLQSLIAKTCKAQEERLPRNKDRDIDRARLTYAKHRKHSRAATVTLRRRLLGLLSKQIGQWNRICKIHTVDIALTAEQSKRLFALKEVYRQQRALAQKKEVKKRIVSIDRPYIRPIVRGKENKRVEFGAKVNNIQIDGISLIEHHSFEAFNEGVRLQKCIEYQQELTGVKVAKVGAGTIYANNDNRRYCTENGITTCFVRKGPKPKDENTDISTARRIIGTLRSTAMEGSFGNQKQHYGVSRIAARNSRSETLLLFFGIHMANAATLAARQLAIEEKKKQRA from the coding sequence ATGTTCGTGAAGTTACGAAAAATATCTGAGATTACGGCCACGTTGCCGTTTACCGAGTTCGATTTTATGCAAAAATATCGCGAGAGTTTTGCCGTAAGCGAGCTCGGGCGCATCCATGCGCAACTGCCATTGAAGGAGCTGGCAGAGAAAATCCGCTCGCATTTTCCCAAAACGCATCCTCAAGGCAACACGCCGATGTTCCCGCCGGAGGGAGAGGTTGCGCTGATGTTCCTCAAACCATATACCGGACAATCGGATGACGGCCTGATCGAGATGCTCAACGGCAACATACACATGCAGATGTTCTGCGGGGTGCTCATAGATCCCGCCAAGCCCATAAAGAACGGCAAGATAGTCATTGCTATCCGTCAGCGCATAGCCGGAGTTCTGGACATCAGAGAACTGCAGAAAATCCTGTATGGCAAATGGGGCGGCTCGCTGAGAAACAAGGATTTGTGTCTGACCGATGCCACCTGCTACGAGAGCCATCTGCGGTTCCCGACAGATGTAAAACTGTTGTGGGAATGCTGCGAGTGGCTTCAATCTCTAATTGCAAAGACCTGTAAGGCGCAGGAGGAGCGGCTGCCGCGCAACAAGGATCGTGATATTGACCGCGCCAGACTCACCTATGCCAAGCATCGCAAACACAGCAGGGCGGCCACTGTCACACTCCGCCGTCGATTGCTCGGCCTGCTTTCCAAACAGATAGGGCAATGGAACCGAATCTGCAAGATACACACCGTTGACATCGCGCTCACCGCCGAGCAAAGCAAGCGTCTCTTCGCTCTTAAAGAGGTGTATCGACAGCAGAGAGCGCTTGCTCAGAAAAAGGAGGTGAAGAAACGCATCGTCAGCATAGACCGTCCGTACATCCGGCCCATCGTCAGAGGCAAGGAGAACAAGCGAGTGGAGTTCGGAGCCAAGGTCAACAACATCCAGATTGATGGAATATCACTCATCGAGCATCATTCCTTCGAAGCCTTCAACGAGGGCGTGAGATTACAGAAGTGTATTGAATATCAACAGGAATTGACCGGAGTCAAAGTCGCCAAAGTCGGAGCTGGCACCATCTATGCCAACAACGACAACCGGCGGTACTGTACCGAAAACGGCATAACGACATGTTTTGTCCGCAAAGGCCCGAAGCCAAAGGATGAAAACACCGACATAAGCACAGCCCGACGAATAATCGGGACACTGCGCTCTACCGCCATGGAGGGCAGCTTCGGAAACCAGAAACAGCACTACGGTGTCAGCCGGATTGCTGCACGCAACTCCCGCAGCGAGACGCTGCTGCTCTTTTTCGGCATCCACATGGCAAATGCCGCAACGCTTGCCGCTCGACAACTCGCCATCGAAGAAAAGAAGAAACAGCGAGCGTGA
- a CDS encoding DUF4840 domain-containing protein, producing the protein MKQITTIILFIALMFFSSCNKDEPKFSSSEIQRALFEMKGTYHGEMSVSYYHGETISEGNACKAVSKDSLTIDMDLSLMAQSITDETIASRLRDIGTVQVKAAYEFYQMDEQMYHFVLLPKDVICIGGYGAPETVRIVFDQIFGGSADYFHHSIMFNLSPKELWFGDKKYEPFQQLVYHFGGNYE; encoded by the coding sequence ATGAAGCAAATAACTACAATTATTCTGTTCATTGCCTTGATGTTCTTTTCAAGTTGCAATAAGGATGAGCCAAAGTTTTCATCATCTGAAATTCAAAGAGCACTTTTTGAAATGAAAGGCACATATCATGGCGAAATGAGTGTTTCCTACTATCATGGGGAAACAATATCTGAAGGTAATGCGTGCAAAGCTGTTTCAAAGGATTCCTTGACAATCGACATGGATTTGTCTTTAATGGCACAGTCTATTACAGATGAAACGATTGCATCCCGACTTCGTGACATCGGAACAGTTCAGGTCAAAGCCGCTTATGAATTTTATCAAATGGACGAGCAAATGTATCATTTTGTGTTGCTCCCCAAGGATGTAATTTGTATTGGCGGATATGGTGCTCCCGAAACAGTTAGAATCGTTTTTGATCAAATTTTTGGCGGCAGTGCCGATTACTTTCATCATAGCATAATGTTCAACCTGTCTCCGAAAGAGCTATGGTTCGGAGATAAAAAATATGAACCATTCCAACAGCTCGTATATCATTTTGGAGGAAATTATGAATAA
- a CDS encoding DUF4377 domain-containing protein — MKSHFLKIQFILIVSLLMCACTDDNEEGKKVTDYSEYTITVAPMKLPGVLTSSGNNILADVYAVKDENSTEWEAHGEIAKFEYEEGYEYQIRISETSYLDYRMGDPAWTEYELLEVISKEHKNSENLPPHFIPNWYFEKHCSYINPEFAYAIDADKKEDIENDLKTDVAYKFGGSCCYMCNADKWFLLDSDMQTKEHGIVIRKSKDPTEFPESYKLLMPEQQIVAFGQYDFVTVPEEPIMQYDVMISRQFPTKSISRETYILWLYKDITAYYQSKYPDSNINAVVIRYVVSNP; from the coding sequence ATGAAATCACACTTTCTTAAGATTCAATTCATCTTAATCGTCTCTCTCTTAATGTGTGCCTGCACTGACGATAATGAAGAAGGGAAAAAAGTAACTGATTATAGCGAATACACAATCACGGTAGCTCCTATGAAACTCCCAGGTGTTTTAACATCGAGTGGCAATAATATACTTGCTGATGTATATGCTGTAAAAGACGAGAACTCCACCGAGTGGGAGGCTCATGGCGAGATTGCCAAGTTTGAATACGAAGAAGGATATGAATACCAAATACGTATCAGTGAGACGAGCTACTTGGATTATCGCATGGGCGACCCGGCTTGGACTGAATACGAGCTATTGGAAGTTATATCGAAAGAACACAAGAACTCTGAGAATTTGCCTCCTCATTTCATCCCGAATTGGTATTTTGAAAAACATTGTTCGTATATTAATCCGGAATTTGCCTATGCCATTGACGCTGATAAAAAGGAGGACATTGAGAACGACCTTAAAACCGATGTCGCATATAAGTTTGGAGGTTCATGCTGTTATATGTGTAATGCCGACAAATGGTTTCTGTTGGATTCTGATATGCAGACAAAGGAGCATGGCATTGTGATTAGGAAAAGTAAGGATCCAACGGAATTCCCTGAATCATACAAACTCCTCATGCCGGAACAACAGATAGTTGCATTTGGTCAATATGATTTTGTGACTGTGCCGGAAGAACCCATTATGCAATATGATGTGATGATTAGCCGACAGTTTCCAACCAAATCCATTAGTCGAGAAACATATATACTATGGCTATATAAAGACATCACGGCTTACTATCAGAGCAAATATCCAGATTCCAACATAAATGCAGTCGTGATTCGCTATGTAGTGTCGAATCCATGA
- a CDS encoding DUF2867 domain-containing protein, with the protein MGLNKHYDYTDNFSEIVHSTRPIGAEELADRFFRAPQWIITLMKCRNTMVKPFGLKGEKKLSDLIKIESENVASLNKIDKHLDYEVMLITENLGNGNQRISVSTKVCLHNWLGKLYFAVIKPFHRLICKTLIKRVRRNLELS; encoded by the coding sequence ATGGGGCTAAACAAGCATTATGATTATACTGATAATTTCAGTGAGATAGTCCATAGCACACGACCGATAGGTGCAGAAGAATTGGCTGACAGATTCTTCCGCGCACCGCAGTGGATTATTACCTTAATGAAGTGCCGTAATACAATGGTAAAACCCTTTGGTCTTAAGGGAGAGAAGAAATTATCGGATTTAATCAAAATCGAATCCGAAAATGTGGCCTCATTAAATAAAATCGACAAACATCTTGATTACGAGGTTATGCTGATAACTGAAAATCTCGGAAACGGCAATCAACGCATATCGGTCAGTACAAAGGTCTGCCTGCATAACTGGCTGGGGAAATTATATTTCGCTGTAATAAAACCGTTTCATAGATTAATCTGTAAGACATTGATAAAACGAGTTCGTAGGAATTTAGAATTATCATAA